A genomic window from Lotus japonicus ecotype B-129 chromosome 1, LjGifu_v1.2 includes:
- the LOC130732538 gene encoding protein FLOWERING LOCUS T-like has protein sequence MPNSRNPLVVGRVIGDVLDPFESSIPLRVTYGSRDVTNGCEFKPSQVPNQPRVSVGGDDLRTLYTLVLVDPDAPSPSNPSFREYLHWLVTDIPATTGASFGNEIVAYQSPRPTMGIHRFVFVLFRQQCRQRVYAPGWRQNFNTREFAELYNLGLPVAAVFFNCQRETGSGGRTF, from the exons ATGCCAAATAGCAGAAATCCTCTTGTTGTTGGGCGGGTAATAGGTGATGTATTAGACCCCTTTGAAAGCTCAATTCCTCTAAGAGTCACATATGGTAGTAGAGATGTCACCAATGGCTGTGAGTTTAAACCTTCCCAAGTTCCCAATCAACCCAGAGTGTCGGTCGGCGGAGATGACCTCAGAACCCTCTACACTTTG GTCTTAGTTGATCCTGATGCACCTAGCCCAAGTAACCCCAGCTTCAGGGAGTACCTTCACTG GTTGGTGACTGATATTCCAGCGACTACAGGGGCAAGTTTCG GTAATGAGATTGTAGCTTATCAGAGCCCACGACCCACCATGGGGATTCATCGTTTCGTGTTCGTGTTGTTCCGCCAACAGTGTAGACAAAGAGTATATGCTCCGGGATGGCGACAAAATTTTAATACGAGAGAATTTGCTGAACTTTACAATCTTGGGTTGCCAGTTGCTGCTGTCTTCTTTAACTGTCAGAGGGAGACTGGTTCTGGTGGAAGAACATTTTAA
- the LOC130722136 gene encoding protein FAR1-RELATED SEQUENCE 5-like, with product MGNINFITLTFEDMKRYRFLNCNVTYDFYNMYARFNGFYARRSVMKKNFRGEIVQQNLVCHKQGHKEDRFGEDGIRKCEPRRDIRCGCLAHCKVHIDESGHRWVAKHLDDDHSHLVVRDKHVGLLSGHRKMCDMDVSQMNNMIGVGISPPQVYSSFTGEAGGYLNVNFNQRNMYNELAKKRRKQVPDASGAFGYLRTLRSTDPDMYWSHQQSEQGNLLNLFWCDGQSRTEYSVFGDVLAFDATYTSRKNKYSFPLVILSGVNHHNRTIVFGTTIVSDEKEETYVWLLEKFADAMKGKTHVSVITDGCKSMRKEIRRVFPNAHHRLCAWNLFENATRNVKKPGFLELFKRCMLGDYEVVGFEDRWEKMVIECEVQDDNWVNETYEKKGNVGFCIHAWCMTYFRFKEVEDDFNSTHGDQVLVTSLKALERSASKIYTYNIFLRFRVILQRASTLRVYGFKRTTICERMESVGIPCDQIVSVMVHIEVVEIPKALVIDRWTINAKESIEVFGETEMKEWDKLTVG from the exons ATGGGTAACATCAATTTCATCACTTTAACATTTGAAGACATGAAGAGGTACCGGTTTTTAAATTGTAATGTTACGTACGATTTTTACAATATGTATGCTAGGTTTAATGGATTTTATGCCCGTCGGAGCGTTATGAAGAAAAACTTTAGAGGAGAAATTGTGCAGCAGAATTTGGTCTGTCATAAACAAGGACACAAAGAAGATAGATTTGGGGAAGATGGAATTCGGAAGTGTGAGCCTAGGAGGGACATTAGGTGTGGATGTTTAGCACACTGCAAGGTCCATATTGATGAATCTGGTCACCGTTGGGTTGCTAAACATCTCGATGATGACCATAGTCACTTGGTTGTCCGTGATAAGCATGTAGGTTTGCTATCCGGTCATAGGAAGATGTGTGACATGGATGTTTCCCAGATGAACAACATGATTGGAGTTGGTATTTCACCTCCTCAGGTTTATTCTTCATTTACTGGTGAAGCGGGTGGGTATCTGAATGTAAATTTTAATCAGCGGAACATGTACAATGAATTGGCTAAGAAGAGGAGAAAGCAGGTGCCTGATGCAAGCGGTGCATTTGGCTATCTGCGTACTTTGCGAAGCACAGATCCAGACATGTATTGGAGCCATCAGCAGTCTGAGCAAGGAAACTTACTGAACCTGTTTTGGTGCGATGGACAAAGTCGTACAGAATATAGTGTTTTTGGTGATGTGTTAGCATTTGATGCTACTTATACTTctagaaaaaacaaatatagtTTCCCACTTGTGATATTATCTGGAGTTAACCATCATAACAGGACCATTGTGTTTGGGACGACAATTGTATCTGATGAGAAAGAAGAAACCTATGTATGGCTGCTGGAAAAATTTGCGGATGCAATGAAAGGCAAGACTCATGTATCTGTCATTACTGATGGATGCAAGTCCATGAGGAAAGAGATTAGAAGAGTATTTCCCAATGCCCACCATAGGTTGTGTGCATGGAATTTATTTGAGAACGCAACCAGGAATGTGAAGAAGCCCGGATTCTTAGAATTGTTTAAAAGATGCATGTTGGGTGATTATGAGGTGGTTGGGTTTGAAGATAGGTGGGAAAAGATGGTGATAGAATGTGAAGTTCAAGATGATAATTGGGTGAATGAGACATATGAGAAGAAGGGAAATGTGGGCTTCTGCATACATGCGTG GTGCATGACCTACTTTAGGTTCAAGGAGGTTGAAGATGACTTTAATTCAACACATGGGGATCAAGTGTTGGTGACATCTCTAAAGGCACTTGAGAGGTCCGCATCAAAGATCTACACGTATAACATATTCCTTCGTTTTCGGGTTATTCTTCAAAGAGCTTCAACATTGAGGGTTTATGGGTTCAAGAGAACAACAAT CTGTGAGAGAATGGAGTCAGTGGGCATTCCTTGTGATCAAATTGTTTCTGTGATGGTGCACATAGAAGTGGTTGAGATTCCTAAAGCCCTTGTTATTGATAGGTGGACTATTAATGCTAAGGAATCTATTGAGGTATTTGGAGAAACTGAAATGAAAGAATGGGATAAACTAACAGTCGGTTGA
- the LOC130722143 gene encoding probable LRR receptor-like serine/threonine-protein kinase At2g23950 has protein sequence MDAVTSSSLKLFPYKFSTSSKLSKPFMVCCMKKMKELTLEPVCCSGVGGAFVHGMQMMERPLLIRAAAFEEENNQAIPQITLPLIDFADVTKATSDFARLLGAGGFGEVFYGIFDNGTEVAVKRGTTMKNSLKNEAQLMSLIGNHQNILPALGHIIDENGNFWAIFMISYSAPITNLRIASGLNYLHHELEFGVLLHMDIKLANVLLDANFIPKISDFGLGMLFSHRNSSPIVAKKGVVGTE, from the exons ATGGATGCGGTTACCTCTTCTTCGCTGAAACTTTTTCCCTACAAATTTTCCACTTCATCCAAACTTTCCAAACCTTTCATGGTCTGTtgcatgaagaagatgaaggaactTACCCTCGAACCGGTCTGCTGTTCAGGTGTGGGTGGAGCATTCGTTCATGGAATGCAAATGATGGAGCGACCTTTGTTGATTCGTGCTGCTGCatttgaagaagaaaacaatcag GCTATTCCTCAAATAACTCTTCCGCTCAtcgactttgctgatgtaacaaAAGCTACCTCAGACTTCGCCCGCCTTCTTGGGGCTGGTGGGTTTGGGGAGGTGTTCTATGGCATTTTTGACAATGGAACTGAAGTTGCGGTAAAAAGGGGTACAACCATGAAGAACTCGCTTAAGAATGAGGCGCAGCTCATGTCTCTCATTGGAAACCACCAAAACATTCTGCCAGCTTTAGGACACATCATTGATGAGAATGGCAACTTTTGGGCAATATTCATGATATCATATTCAGCACCGATAACAAACTTAAGAATTGCCTCTGGTTTGAATTATCTCCATCATGAGTTGGAGTTCGGAGTGCTCCTCCACATGGACATCAAGTTGGCTAATGTTCTGTTAGATGCCAACTTCATTCCCAAAATATCGGATTTTGGATTGGGGATGTTGTTTTCTCACCGCAATTCCTCTCCTATTGTGGCAAAAAAAGGTGTTGTGGGAACTGAGTAA
- the LOC130722159 gene encoding uncharacterized protein At4g04775-like — protein MARTTSCSSSSPSLGRSTATAVLRRGFCECGERILYLTSHSDANPGRKFWRCKNWKSPTECGFFLWDDETVFDAAHRRTAIKLTKTLHELGEMKKKVDDSKKDLDEMKIKAEELKMKNDKVHRKLEKEIWKKNMAIVCLVVSWFWFVVMSRKVNVSV, from the exons ATGGCAAGGACGACGTCTTGCAGTTCTTCGTCTCCGTCACTTGGTCGATCCACTGCTACTGCCGTCCTGCGTCGAGGCTTCTGTGAATGTGGAGAAAGGATCTTGTACCTGACCTCCCACAGTGATGCCAATCCTGGAAGGAAGTTCTGGAGGTGCAAAAATTGGAAG TCACCAACAGAGTGTGGCTTCTTCTTGTGGGACGATGAAACTGTGTTTGACGCAGCACATAGAAGAACTGCAATTAAACTCACCAAAACACTACATGAGCTGGgtgagatgaagaagaaagtggaTGATAGCAAGAAGGACTTGGACGAGATGAAGATTAAAGCAGAAgaattgaagatgaagaatgatAAGGTTCATAGGAAGCTTGAGAAAGAAATTTGGAAGAAGAATATGGCCATTGTGTGTCTTGTTGTGTCTTGGTTTTGGTTTGTGGTTATGTCAAGAAAAGTAAATGTTTCTGTGTAA